The following nucleotide sequence is from Amblyraja radiata isolate CabotCenter1 unplaced genomic scaffold, sAmbRad1.1.pri scaffold_1281_ctg1, whole genome shotgun sequence.
TAATAAAGGGTACTTGAAAGGCAGACAATAAATATAGCAGATACACAACATTTGGCCACATTCCATATTTAGCAGCAGTCCAAGGAATACATACTATTTTTTCAAATCTAATAAAAACTGTCCAGAACATGCAGGCCATGAATGAAGTTAAAAATAATGCATGCACTTGGAGACCAGATTTACCCAGTACTTACTGGTATGATATACGTTGGCTGTGAATCTTCCAGTTTAATCCGCAACCAATCAAAATCCTGGTATCTGCGTCGTACTGTGTACTCGGGTAAATCAAATTCATTTCTGGTGGTCTGAAATTAATAAATAGTGTGAACTTTGAATATTAAATAAATTTTAATCTGATTTAtccaaatttagtttagtattaACTTGCACTATTTCAAATGAAAAGTTTAAAAAACCTCAAAGGTCATAACATTttacatttgtttaaaaatagCATGGACAATTACTGGGAATGAAAAGGTGCAGCATTAAAATTTGtagagggggaaagaaaggaatatTGAAAAGTTGATGATCAACTCGATTCAAAGTGCAGCTTTTGGACGGTGCTTCAAACTTACGGGTTCAACAGCCAGGGTTTCAGAACAATATTATTTCCTATATCACTATTCAAAACCACAGTATAAAATTCCTtcaatttactccagcattctgtgtatcTATCAAATTCATAGTTACGGATTTTTTTAATTTGGCAAAAAATATTCCACTGTTCCTTAGAAGCAAATTGTTTCCTTCTCCAACATAAGCCCATCAACATAACATGGAGACCATTATATATATTCAGCCCACATGGAATTCCATGCCACATACATCATTGTGGAGCAAACTAAACTGGAGTCAAGTGCCTGCCCCACTATACGtgcttacccaagagctctcccgagtttaaaaaaaaatcaaactggtggtaagtacgtagaatgtacgtagcgggtacgtcgaagttcgggacgtctcttagcggctcgttaggctaacggcaggtactcaggaaatgcggtaagctcgtgaagatttttcaacatgttgaaaaatgtccacgagggcctacgagcggctattaccgtaattctcccagttcgaatcgggggaaactcaggagaactcttgaattacctcgtacagtgggacaggccctttaagatttCAATGCAAAACCACTTAGGGTCACATTATTCAACCAGGAGACTGAAGTCTTCCAGGTTCATACATGGAAACCAGTAGCTCAATGGACTGCAATATCAGTAGTGGCAGCAAATAAGACATAATTGGAATGAACATTAATCATGGACAAGCAACCCTCCCGTACATTAACAAACTCTTAGTCAGTATAGGAAATTTCTAAcacaaaaacattttaaatgcCCCCCAAAGAACGAAGGATAAAAGTATTTTCTCTGCTGCTACTTCCTAATTATTCATCATTCATCAACTAACCAATAGATTACTTTATTTTTGTGCCATCCTACTTTCTGCTCCAAAGCAGATGGCATTGTGCTTCACAGCACTACTAAGCAAGTGCTCATCAAAACCCGACATCATAAACCCAAAAGCACTTTTGTAAAATTgtcagtaatgtggggtttcttATCTGCTGAAAACAAAACATTCAAGAGACAAGAACAATTTGATGTCTTATTTGCTACAGCTTTACAACCACATTTGATgcaataaatgatcagttattgCAAATAAACCATATCATGATAGTGCAAAACTATAGTAGTGCAAAGTCCGTGGTGGCTCCGTGCAGAGGTGGGATTGCTATCAGGGTTGATTCAAGAGTCAAACagatgtgggaagaagctgtttttgaaactGGAAGTAACAAATTGGAGTAGGTCCAGAAGGTAAGAGTTGAAGAGCATCATAACCATCCTCTAAGCACTTCACCACAGTGGATGTGAATATTACCAATCAGTAGCAGTTAAAGCCTTGCTCTTCTGGAGGTTGTACCTGCACTTCTTGTACAACTCTGGTTCATACAAGTCAGTTCTCACAATACAAAACATCCAGTGTATGCTTAACTCAATTTATGTATAGCTTAGTTAATGCAGATCATTCAATCTTAACAGACGTCCATATTTAAGAATGCATTTAAGTCCACATTGTATTTTCTTGATAGCTCCTAGGTGGGTCTCACATCAAATTGCACAAGGGTGGAAAAGTTCCTCACCCAAAGGACAAGTCAACCAGTCGGTCTTTATGACAAACTGGCTATGTTGTAATTAATATTAATGACTAcattctccctcccccaccctctccattcTACTTCTGCCCTGGTGAGATTTGACCAGTGGTTCCCTGATTTTTGGTCTGCTTCTCCACTGTAACCATTGCATCCAACCAAGAATTGTACCAAAGATAGCAGGAATTTCTGAATGTTTCAATTTCTCATACCTTTGTGCCAACTCTGTACGTGATGTACGTCTCCATTGCAGACACGTGTTTCTTTGGGTCATCAACTGTAACAAATAGATCTCTAGTTTCACCATCGAGCTCATCATCAAGTTGTAGTCTATTGAGGAGTGATGAGGAAGAGGCAGGGCTTGATGTCTCCACTGGAGTCCCATTCTGCAACATTGGATCCTGAACGACAAGTAAACAGATTTGGTCAATCAGCATTGGGAATTGGTTTGGCGTTTACAGAAGTACAAAGATAACCAGAACTTCCGCAAGTTATACATCCAATCAATATTCCAACATGCACTTCAAAATGAAATGTAACTTTATTCCTGCTTAAACCACAGCAAGGTTCACGGTTCACAGTAGGACACGTTACCAGGAAACAGAACCACTAGCCACACAATAACATGCAAGTACACAGGGAAAAAATAAAAGTATTTGAGAAGCTGAACTAGTTCAGACACTACAACTGGAAATCCTATATGCCATTCGAATACCCAAGTGGAACAAATTACGGGGACGCAttttgcagcggctctccggcagtcctgtttgttttgtgttttttgggttgtttattttcgttttggttagtctagttttggtttttagtttgtgttttggggggggggggggttgaaacggggcttgctgtctctccctgcgggggaatgcgacttttttgtcgtattccccttctctgcctccgtctgcgctgaggcctaatggcggagctggcgacctcgaggctcaggaggcagagcccgccaggactcgcactgagctcgctcccgtgaggacggcccggctcggggctggaacagggctttcgtgaggggctgtgacggccggcccgaggaaggaacggtgctcccgtcggagtagccgagctcggggaggtacggcgttcccagcccgagggaggagcggcgcccagtcggggcggcccagcctgagggaggagcggtgcccggtcggggcggcccagcctgagggaggagcggtgcccggtcggggcggcctggcgcgagggaggagcggcgcccggtcggggcggcctggcccgagggaggagcggcggcctggcgcgaggctgagacggtggcagtactcacgtgagggcgatccggctcggggctggaacgatgctccgggggctgggacggcagttctggtggcggtggcctgagaccgggggttcggccgcgggccagcggctgcgtcagcaggtctggtgagcggcagcttcgactaccccgggccgcggtgtttgagccgcgaggacaggttttaacattgcccggggggtatcgcctcagcgcagaaggagaagaggagggaagagactgcagccctaagacttttgcctccatcacagtgaggagatgttgggtggactcactgtggtggatgttaatatgtgtttattgttgttttttattgtattgtattatatgtatgactgcttaaatttcgttcagacttcggtctggatgacaataaaaggctattctattctattctatcaaaagctcgtacagtgggacacccCCATTGTGTGTGTCTACCTTGTATTTTTCACCTATACTCTAGTGATGAATTAACCATTACAAATCAAAGCAAGTGTTCATGGTCAACTATTCTCTCCACTTATTTTCTCTTTTCCAAGCTTGTAAATCCATCTATGTAACAATATAGTAGCGTCCATTGATACCATGTAAACTGGTGTGTATCCCACATGAGCGTTCTGGATCTTGGGCAATTGAGAATCAGTGCCTGTCCACCAGAACTTTGTTTCACAGAACACAGCTAGCATTTTCCCGATTGTATTTATCCAAGTATTCTAATCTACTAGCAACATCCACAAAAGTAAAACTTGACAAATGAAACTTAACTAATAATAAATTCAATGTAACCCAATATTTACTTCAAAGATATTCCATTCTACATATTTACATCCACTACTTTAGGCTCTTTCGCTAGCAACACCAGagaccagagtctgaagaagggtcttggcccaaattGTCACTCTTCCTTCCATCTGGAGATGCTGCATCACCAGACACACACTTGCACATCAATTAGTTCACATACCCACTAATTCTAAATTCCTAAAAAGCACTTTATCTTATTGTGACCCAAAACTGTCTAAAAATCATGATTAATTCACACGCTTGGTCTCGATGCAATTACTAGCTTGGAGATGAGCACAGGCAGTTTTCTACAGAGAGCTATGCAGAATTTTTGAAATCTGAAACAATTCAAACCCCACAACTGGATGgtacagtggtagatttgctgccagaTAGTAcccaagacccaggttcgatcccgactatgtatgctctccccttgacctgcctgtgtttattctgggatctccggcttcctcccacaccccaaagacgtacaggtttgtaggttaattggctttggtaaaattgtaaattgtacccagtgcgtgtaggatagtgttagtgtgcggggatcgttggtcggtacagactcgggcggccgaagggtctgttttcgtgctgtatctctaaatctaaactaaacagcaaattcaatggtacacaaaaatgctggagaaactcagcgggtgcagcagcatctatggagcgaaggaaataggcaacgtttcgggccgaaccccttcttcagactgatggggggcaaATTCAATGTGCTTTGCAAATTGTTTACTAAGAATAGCCAAGCTGTTGGTCCAATGTGACAAAAGCAAGAGAAATCCGGAAAGCCACGCACACGTTCCCCACGCAGCTTGGTATAATGAAATTGCACCAAAGCAATGAGGCTGTCCAATATGATTTTATGGAATATGGTCAAATTCCAAAATACACAGGTGATATTCCTGGAAATAAGACAACTCAAGCAGTTACAAATAACTTCAAAAGAACATTTTTCTTTAGTATTCTACTGCCATACTCTTCACAACCCACAACTTTATAGAAAAgtacagaaaagcagccaacttaATGAACACATTTCAGTCATTCTCTCTAACCCTTCTTCTAACAGACAGAATATACaaccttgaaagcacataccacagcTTCAAGAATAGCTTATTCCCTGCTGTTATTACATTCTCGGACTGACCTCATATGCCAATATGtattcccaatctcccaacccAGTCCTTGCACTTTGTGTAAACCTTGCACTCTGTAGTTGtaacaacatctccagagaacatagataggtgacgtttccagtcaaggaaagtctgaagaaggtctcaacagagatgtcacctatccaggataacatgcaaaacagttttcactgtatcccagtacatgtaacaataaaccaaAAGTGCGTAGTTGACAGCAAACTAATTCTCAGCCCCATTTTTATTTGCAGACAACTTTGAATGCGAATTTCCAAAATTCAAACTTTATATTAGGACATATATTTACGCTCAGATCAAAAACTTAATTTAAAACACCTTGCCTTAGAGCTGCTCCGCTCCATTGAAATGCACACAATCCCCAGCTGTTCCAACCAGCCACAACACAAAGCCCAGAATTCCCAGCACTGCAGGAAGTTGGCATTTCACTGCCAGAATCCATGAGAATTCCAGTGGTGAAGAAACAAGGTGTACAAAAATGGTGGTGGCGAGGACTAGTCAGAACGGTCAGTATCAGTGTTCACCAAAGTTGACTACACTATCACACAATGGTTACAGCATAGATTTCACATTGGTCCAATCTAAGAACAAATTTTGCTCATTCCATTACCCATCTACAATTCTATCCCTGCAATTTCTCTTTTCAAATACACACTTCATTTCCAAACTTTTTATTGGCAATCAAGAACCTAACAGAATGCTCCCTGCTTGCCAATAATAATTTTAAATAGAAGCTAAATTTCTTTATGCTTCCTTTACTACTGATGTGGGAAGTTTCCCTCCACCTATTTTGTCTATATCCATCATGTCATATAACTCCATCAGATCACACCCATCCAAGCTACCTGTTTATGAACAAGCACCACTTTCTCAAGTCTGTACACAAATCCCTTTGCAAAAATCATTTGTATACTTTTCCAGCTCTATTTAAGGCCTTGATATCTTCCCCAACTGTGGTGCCCAGGATTGAAAATCCTCCAGTGATAGCCCAATCCATgcttcaaaacaaaaaaaaaacagctcaTAACATTTTCTCTCATGCCTCAATTTATACAACAAAGTTCCATGCATTTCTCATTTGTGGAATACAAAACAGCagaaatacaaaatacaaaattGTCAGAAAAGTTCagcgt
It contains:
- the LOC116969824 gene encoding sorting nexin-30-like — translated: MLIDQICLLVVQDPMLQNGTPVETSSPASSSSLLNRLQLDDELDGETRDLFVTVDDPKKHVSAMETYITYRVGTKTTRNEFDLPEYTVRRRYQDFDWLRIKLEDSQPTYIIPPLPEKFVVKGVVDRFSEDFVETRRKALDKFLKRISDHPVLSFNDHFNVFLTAKVPGLILIFE